The genomic window CCCGACGAGACGCGGATGGCCTTGCGGTAGAGCGGGTCGGCGGTGCCGGGGGCGAGGAACACGGCGCCGACGCCGAAGGCCAGCGCATTGCGGAAGAGCGCGCCGACGTTGCTCGAGTCGCCAAGCCCCTCCAGGACGACGAGCCGCGGGCGAAGCGCCTCGGCGAGGACGGCTTCCGCCGTGGGCTCGGCGCCGCGCTCGCCGGCGGCGAGACAGCCGTGATGGAACTCCATGCCAACCACGGCCTCCACGATGTCCTGACGGACCAGGTAGGTCGGGGCCCCCGCGGCGGCGAGCGCCTCGCCGAGCGCGTGGAGCGCGGGCGGCGTCACCAGCGCCGAGCGCACGCGGTAGCGCCCCGCGCTGAGAAGGCGGCGCACCACCTGGCGCCCCTCGGCAATGAACGTGCCGTCGCGCCGCCGCCGCTCCGCGTCGCGGATCTCGCGGTAGTCCGCGAGGCGCGGGTCCTCGGGGTCCTCGATGGTCTCGACGCTCGGCGCGCCGCTCACTTCTCCCCGACCACCAGCCTCTCGTGCAGCGCGCTGATGATTTCCCCGATCGCCGCGGACGCCCACAGGTCGAAGAAGGGCGATGCCTGCAGGGCCCCGAACTCCCGCATGCCGCGCTCCTTCGCCTGCGCGGGCGTCTCACCGGGCCGCGCCGCCTGCTGGCGCCCGCGGATGCGGTCCTTGTTGTAGATGGCCGGGTACTCGATGTAGCGACAGAGCTCCTGGAAATCCTTCGTGTAGACCACCGCGACCGGCACCGACGCCCACTCCCCGCCGTTCTTCTTGTTCATGAACTCGAGCATGATGTCGTAGTTCGCGTCGGGCGCGGCGGCGGGATCAGGACGCCGCGTCCCCAGCACTTTCTTTCCGTCGCGGTTGAAGATGCGCAGCTCCATCCCGCCCGCCTCGGCGAGCCGCGCGAGCACGGGCACGTCGCGGCGGCAATCCGACGACCAGTCCTCGGAGATCACGAGGATCTTCGCCGGCCCGTTGGGCTGCGCGACAAGCCACTTGATGGCGGCCGCCTGCTCGTCGCTGAAGCGCGCCTTGGCATAGCGCTCGCGGAGCACCGCGCTGTTGTCCTTGCGCGGCGCGCCGCGGGCTCCGCCGTCGGGAAAATAGCTGCCAAAGGCCTCGCGGGCGAGGTTCTCGGCGCTGCCGGCGTACCTGACGTACTCATCGAAGGTCATACCCTTGGCGAACCGCTTGGGAGTGACGACACTCTTGGCCACGTGCACGCTCCTTGGGGTGGTGATCTACCGCGCCTTGTCTTTGTCCATGAGCACCCGGCGGAGGATCTTGCCGGACGCCGATTTCGGGATCTGGTCGATGAACTCGAGGTGCCGGATGCGCTTGTGGGGGGCGACGCGCTCGGCCACCCAGCCCATGATGGCGTCAGCCGGGGTCGCGCGCGAGGCTTCGTCCGCCTTCAGCACGATGAAGGCCTTGGGCACTTCGCCCGCCTCCTCGTCGGCCTTCCGCACCACCGCCGCGTCCAGCACCGCGGGATGCGTCACCAGCAGCGCCTCGAGCTCGGCGGGGGCAACCTGGAGCCCCTTGTACTTGATGAGCTCCTTGGTTCGGTCCACGATGAAGAAGAACCCGTCGTCGTCCACGTAGCCGACGTCACCGGTGTGGTACCAGCCTTCGCGGTCGAGACACGCGGCGGTCTCCCCGGGCTGGTTGAGGTAGCCCTTCATGATCTGCGGCCCGCGGATCAAAAGCTCGCCGTCCTTGCCCTGTGGCACTTCCTCGCCGGTCACGATGTCGACGATCTTCACCTCCGTGTTCGGCACGACGCACCCGGCAGACCCCGGCTTCATCGGCGCGTTCTTCGTCGGGCTCAGGTGCGTCACCGGGCTCGCCTCCGTCATGCCGTAGCCCTGGACCACGGGGCACTTGAGCTTGCGGCCGAGCTCGCGCGCTATCTCCTCGCCGAGCGGTGCCGCGCCCGAGAAGACCAGCCGGACGCTCGAGAGGTCGGACTGGGCGACGGCAGGATGCTTCACCATCCCGAGAACGACCGGCGGGACCAACGGAAGAATGGTCGCCTTGTATTTCTGGATGAGGCCGAGGAACTCCAAGAGGTCGAAGCGGGGCATCGACACGATGGTGCCGCCGCTGGCAAGTCCCAGCATCATGATGACGACCATGCCGTAGATGTGGAAGAAAGGCAGGAACGCGATCGTGACGTCGGCTTCGGCAAACCCTCCGAAGTTCTCCATGCCCTCGACCTGGCAGAGGTTCGCCACCAGGTTGCGGTGAGTCAGCATCACGCCCTTCGGGAGCCCGGTCGTCCCACTCGAATACGGCAGGACGACGAGGTCTTCTCTTGGGTCGATGCGCACGGCCGGCGGCTCGTCTCCCGCCTGGAGGAGATCGGAGAAGGGCGTGGCGCCTTCCGCCGTGCCGAACACGAAGACCTCCTCGATCGCGCTCTTCTTCGCGGCCTCCTGCGCCTTGTCGAGGAAGGCCGGCACCGTCACCAGGAACCGGGCCCTCGAGTCCACCAGCTGCTTCGCCAGCTCATCGGGCGTGTACAAGGGATTCGCCGTCGTGTTGATGCCTCCGACGGAGGCGACGGCGAGGAAGATCACCGCGTATTCGGGCAGGTTGGGGCTGTAGATCGCGAAGACGTCGCCCTTCTTGAACCCGCGCCGGCCGAGCCCGGCGGCCGCCCGCTTGACGCTCTCCGCGAGCTGGCGGTACGTCAGGGTGCGGCCGGTCGGCCCGTCGATCAGCGCCGGCTTGTCGCCGAGCCGGGCCGCGTGGCGCAGCACGTAGTCAGTGATCGGCACGTCGGGAATACGCACGTCGGGACTCTTGCTCTTCGAAATCATCAGGTTCTCCTTGGAGTGAGTCTCGGCTAGCAGCAGCCCCCGGCGATGGCGCCTTTGGGCAGTACGCGATCGGGCTCCCAGCCCCACGGGCGCGGCCCGAAGTCGGGCGCGAACACCGTGCCCCGCTTCACCGTGAGATGCGGAAGGAAGGCGCGCTCGACGCGCAGGCCGGAGCCCAGGATGTCGTAGACCATCCAGTCGCCCTGCCGGAGCTCGAGGACCGAGACGTCGGCCTGGCGTCCAACCTCGAGACGGCCGAGCCGATGCTCGACGCCGATGGCCTTCGCGGGGTTCGTGGTCGACATCGCCACCACCTGCGCCGGCGTGAAGCCGAGGCCGAGGAAGCGCGTCATGATCTCGGTCATGCTGTGCACCGTCTGGAGACGCCCGGGCACAGTCAGGTCGGTGCTGATGCAGTGCGGAAGGAGGCCCTGGTCGATGATCCGGCGGCCGACGTCGAAGCTGAAGTTCATCCGGCCGTGCGCGGTGTCGAACCAGACGCCGCGGTCGGCGGCCTCGCGCGCCTCGGGCACGAGCTTGCCGTTGGCGTCGAGGACACCGCCGGGGTTCGGCGTGAAGTAGTGGGTCAGGATGTCCCCGGGCTCGAGCAGCGAGAGCAGCGGGTGAATCACCTTCGGGTCATAGCGCTTCGTCGTGTCCCCGATGTGGACCATCAGCTTGATGCCGGCTTCGCGCGCCGCCCGCTTGGCCAGCTTTGGCATCTCCATGCCCATGATCTCGAGCGCGGGCGATACCATGCGCGCCTTGATCCCGCGGATGAGCCCCTTGTACTGGCTGGCCACCCGCACCGTGTCATCGAGGTCCACGCTGCTCTCGGCGATGATGTCCGGGTTCGTGGCAAGCCCCGTCTGGCAGATATGGAGAAACGGCACGATCTCGGTGTGACACCGCGGGATGATGTGACGTGGGAAGGCGTCGAAGGTGGCCGCCCCCGCGCTCCCGGCGTCCACGATGGTGGTGACGCCGGCGTAGACGCCGGCCAGATCGGGATTGACCCCGGTGCGGTTGACGCCCTCGAACACATGGGCGTGGCAATCGATCAGCCCCGGCGTGACGATCTTGCCCCCGACCTCAACCACCCGCGCCGCCTCGCCGGCAGCGATGCCCGCGGCGATGCGCGCGATCTTCCCATTCCCGATCGCCACGTCAAGGACACCGTCGAGCCCGCTCGCCGCGTCAACAACGGTCCCACCCTTCAGCAAGAGATCGTACATGTCTGTCCTCTCGGGAAGTCTTCCCCGCCAACGTCACGCTCGGGTGGGCATGTTGGATCGCAAGACCTGACCCCAGATTCTACAAGCAACAAGGCCGGCGCAGGGACCAGCGCCGGCCTTGTGCGTGAGCGTCAAGATCCCTAGGCTTTTGCTGGCTGCTTCTCCTTTTCTTCGGCGCTCTCCCGGACAGGGGGAATCACCCGCACACGGCCTGTCTTCAGATCTTCCTGACGGGCCGCCTGTTCCTGCTGGAGGCGCTCAAGATCTTCATCGACGTTACGCATGTCAGCTACCCCCTATCCGCAAGTCTACGCCCCCCGGGGTGGTGGAGCAATTTCCCTGGGTGCCAGAGTATCTCTTGAACAGGCGCTGTCTTCAAGACCATCAGGTCTATCGGGCCCCCGCAAAGCGGCTCACCAGGTAAGAACCGTTCCATCTGAACTTGGGTCGACGCAAGAAAGTACGCGAAGTCCATTGCGTCCTGGATGGGCATCACCCCAACGGAGAGCTGCTCGATCGGCTTGAGTATCTTGAGCTGCCCAAGCGTGTGCCGCAACGCCTCGATACCCACGGGCTGATCCCCAACCTTGAGTTCGTCGGCCAACGCGGTCACAAGCCTGAAGTCGTAGCCGTACAACAGTGTAAAGACATTCCGGTACGATCCTTCGAAGTAGACAGGGTTGTCGATCCGCCCGACAGTGGTGTCCTGGCCACGATAAGCGATGCGCCAGACAACTGGCTCGCTGGAGGACGGTGACACTGCCGCTAGCATGAGTACCGTGTCTGGCCAGCGTTCGACCTGCACGTCCGCCCAATAAGCGTTTCGCATCTTCGCCATGTCTTCCGCGAAGCCACGGATCGCCTCGTCATGCTTCTGATAATCAGAATGGCCAGGCACCGTACTTGAGGCGATGTAGTCCATAAACGAGATGCGACCAAGGCTCGCACTCCCGGTGACCACGACCATCGCGGTGTTCGACTGATCCTTCACTATCTTGGTGGCGTTCTCATACGTCTGGGGCACGACGATCGGCTCCCCGTTCGTGTCGAACCCGGCACGACCGTAGGTCGTCAGCCGGCTGTCAGCTGCAAACACGACTGCTGTAGACGTCTGAATCGAGATTGCGATCGTCACAGCTGGCACTATACATCTGCAACCGCGGAACTTGGCGCACCTTGCAGGGTGTCTGGGAAGCAATACAGTCTACGGCCCAAGCAGGAAGAGGCGATCCTCAAGAAGAGCATCGAGACGCTGACGCCCTTCACGGGGCGCCGTCCGGTCGGCTGGCGCGCGCCGTCCTGGCAGCTCTCGGCGAAGTCGCTCGATCTCGTCGCCAAGCACGGCTTCGAGTACTCATCGAACATGATGGACCGGCTCGTGCCGTACCTGCACCCGGAGACCCACGGCGTCACCAACTTCGCCGTCGAATCCCATCACTGAGCCCTCCTGATGACTTCCACGCGGCCGGCCTTCGGATCTACCCGGACCCGGTCCCCCGTCCGGATCGCCTCCATCGGGTCGGGTGAGAGCTGGTCCATGAGGGCGATGCCGGCCAGGACCGCTCCCTGGACCATGACGGGGTTGGCCCAGGTGAAGAGCATGGCGACCGGCGCGAGCCCCCGCGAGCGGAGATCGAACAGCGCCCACGAGGTCGCGAAGCCGCCTTTGGCGAGCGGGCAGACGAGGACCTTGCCCGCGATGGACGCTCCGTAGAGAGCGTGGGACTCCCGGGAAATACGGCCGGTGACACGGTCGAGATCGTAGCGGGCGCTGAAGCCGTCGGGGGAGACGAGGGCTAGGCCCTCCACCACCTCCCCGACCCCCGCGTGGCCTGTCAGGATCACGGGCGCCGCATTCATGCGGAGATCCTCCCCGTGACCGCCGCCTCCACGCAGTCGGCCGTCGGCCGGAAGATCGCGTTGTAGCCCGAGGCCGGAATGATGTTGGCGAGCTTGGCCGAGTCGGTCACGATGGTCCTGAACCCGTGCCGGCGCGCCAGTTCTCGCGGCGTCATGATGTAGTAGCACGCTCCCGCCAGGATCTTTCCGCCGGCCTCCTCGATGACGGCCGT from Candidatus Rokuibacteriota bacterium includes these protein-coding regions:
- a CDS encoding RNA methyltransferase; protein product: MSGAPSVETIEDPEDPRLADYREIRDAERRRRDGTFIAEGRQVVRRLLSAGRYRVRSALVTPPALHALGEALAAAGAPTYLVRQDIVEAVVGMEFHHGCLAAGERGAEPTAEAVLAEALRPRLVVLEGLGDSSNVGALFRNALAFGVGAVFLAPGTADPLYRKAIRVSSGATVALPFARLADWPRDLERLRDAGYTVLALTPRAEAVDIGELGNGGELGAGRPLPARVALLLGTEGRGLSAEALAAADLQVRIPMAPEMDSLNVAAAGAVALHWLSRLESNASAARRRRK
- a CDS encoding DUF126 domain-containing protein yields the protein MNAAPVILTGHAGVGEVVEGLALVSPDGFSARYDLDRVTGRISRESHALYGASIAGKVLVCPLAKGGFATSWALFDLRSRGLAPVAMLFTWANPVMVQGAVLAGIALMDQLSPDPMEAIRTGDRVRVDPKAGRVEVIRRAQ
- a CDS encoding thioredoxin family protein is translated as MAKSVVTPKRFAKGMTFDEYVRYAGSAENLAREAFGSYFPDGGARGAPRKDNSAVLRERYAKARFSDEQAAAIKWLVAQPNGPAKILVISEDWSSDCRRDVPVLARLAEAGGMELRIFNRDGKKVLGTRRPDPAAAPDANYDIMLEFMNKKNGGEWASVPVAVVYTKDFQELCRYIEYPAIYNKDRIRGRQQAARPGETPAQAKERGMREFGALQASPFFDLWASAAIGEIISALHERLVVGEK
- a CDS encoding 4-coumarate--CoA ligase family protein, with the translated sequence MISKSKSPDVRIPDVPITDYVLRHAARLGDKPALIDGPTGRTLTYRQLAESVKRAAAGLGRRGFKKGDVFAIYSPNLPEYAVIFLAVASVGGINTTANPLYTPDELAKQLVDSRARFLVTVPAFLDKAQEAAKKSAIEEVFVFGTAEGATPFSDLLQAGDEPPAVRIDPREDLVVLPYSSGTTGLPKGVMLTHRNLVANLCQVEGMENFGGFAEADVTIAFLPFFHIYGMVVIMMLGLASGGTIVSMPRFDLLEFLGLIQKYKATILPLVPPVVLGMVKHPAVAQSDLSSVRLVFSGAAPLGEEIARELGRKLKCPVVQGYGMTEASPVTHLSPTKNAPMKPGSAGCVVPNTEVKIVDIVTGEEVPQGKDGELLIRGPQIMKGYLNQPGETAACLDREGWYHTGDVGYVDDDGFFFIVDRTKELIKYKGLQVAPAELEALLVTHPAVLDAAVVRKADEEAGEVPKAFIVLKADEASRATPADAIMGWVAERVAPHKRIRHLEFIDQIPKSASGKILRRVLMDKDKAR
- a CDS encoding amidohydrolase/deacetylase family metallohydrolase; its protein translation is MYDLLLKGGTVVDAASGLDGVLDVAIGNGKIARIAAGIAAGEAARVVEVGGKIVTPGLIDCHAHVFEGVNRTGVNPDLAGVYAGVTTIVDAGSAGAATFDAFPRHIIPRCHTEIVPFLHICQTGLATNPDIIAESSVDLDDTVRVASQYKGLIRGIKARMVSPALEIMGMEMPKLAKRAAREAGIKLMVHIGDTTKRYDPKVIHPLLSLLEPGDILTHYFTPNPGGVLDANGKLVPEAREAADRGVWFDTAHGRMNFSFDVGRRIIDQGLLPHCISTDLTVPGRLQTVHSMTEIMTRFLGLGFTPAQVVAMSTTNPAKAIGVEHRLGRLEVGRQADVSVLELRQGDWMVYDILGSGLRVERAFLPHLTVKRGTVFAPDFGPRPWGWEPDRVLPKGAIAGGCC